The following nucleotide sequence is from Cicer arietinum cultivar CDC Frontier isolate Library 1 chromosome 2, Cicar.CDCFrontier_v2.0, whole genome shotgun sequence.
gttttagTATTATCAcagttaaattattaataattaaataacatatcATCTATGTACTAAAATTTTTAatctattcaatttttatagatattataataatgcataaatagaaaaattaaataaaaaaatatttataaaataatttataatacaatacacactctatttttaattatgtcaTGTAACttctcttatttaatttatttagacCCATAATTATGCCACTATACACATCTTGAAAAAGACATGTACAAAGAGATCATTAAAAAACCCCAACCAAACTTTCTTTGCGCATTAATTACGTACGTTTATCTTACCTTGAGCAACTATAGTATATATACATAAAGTTAGCAAGAATATATCTTAATTAACCAAACAAAATTACATAATCATTATTATGGGGTGCATAAGCATAAGCATAATCATTTTCATAATACTAATGATAACACAAATTATGATGATGAGTTGCAAAGCTGGGAATGTACCAGCAGTAATTGTTTTTGGTGACTCTTCGGTTGATTCTggaaacaacaataaaattgcAACGGTTCTCAAAAGCAATTTCAAACCCTACGGCCGTGACTTCGAAGGCGGCCGCCCGACCGGACGCTTCTGCAACGGTCGTGTTCCGCCTGATTTCATTGCCAAGGCTTTCGGCGTTAAGGACGCTATACCAGCTTATTTGGATCGTGCTTATACAATTGAAGATTTTAAGACTGGCGTTTGTTTTGCTTCTGCTGGAACTGGATATGATAATGCAACTTCTGCTGTACTAGTAAGATTTTTtggtaaaattttatttataattttaaaataaagtatttaatttttttggtaaaaaatagtttataagggtaattttttcacttttatttcctttgataaatattttgcttataaaaaaaaataatagtataatttttttgtttggatctctttttgtgttttgttttggtTGTGTTTTCTCCTTGATAAGTACTGATTGGTTTCTTTAAATATTAATCTTTTCAAggaaaactatattttttgtttcttttattttacaagatttttagttttttttatagaagaAGATTTTGGTTTTTTAGTTATCAGAGTCTTTGACAcgtattattaatatttgtcaataataaaaaatattttaaaattaaaaaaaaaaaccaattatTAGTATGTAGGCTTTTGAAATTCATTTGAGTACTTTatcacaaacaaaaaaaggCTTTGAAAATCAATAAAACAAACGTGcaattattaatgatttaattcgAAGTAGCTAAGTCTAGCTTCCATATTAATTTAGGGTTTCACTCTTTAACCCATCACTCTAGCTATCTCCTATAATTAATGTTTCTCTACCTGTCTCTctaccaaatatttttttaatatctttctaattaatatatatgtgataATAATTCACTCATTGATGAGTATAAAAAAACAAGTACAACTGTACAAGCTATGTTTGCTTATGAAGGAAATTACAAAATAGGTTATTCATTATTGTACAATTTTACCATCTAGTGTTGAGAAAGACAACTCTAAGAAAAATAGTTAGTATTATATGATTAAGagtgaaaaattattataaaaaaaagtgttgaTTACTAACCATCGAAGTTTACTAGTATGTGATATGATAATTTCCTTTCCATTGCCACCACATAaaattagtaaattttcttttttaatgtttataaatataatataaatttttaaaaatttgaactcTCATTGATTTGAGTTAAATACGTACGATAggtgatattgatatttgtttgttttctaaATTGACGACctattttgatttcttaaataaactaattaaattaaccTTTGCTGAAAAAAAAAGTCCAATACATATTGAACTCTAAGATAGATTTTATTATGAGGCTTTTTAAAgtttatgataatattttagtaaactATGTactaaaattttctttaaattctaTTCTTTTTAGAGTTTTAGATGTTTTAGAATGCAAAAGTactgtttttaaattattataattgattttttttttcggtTTGATAATAAAGTTaatcaattcaatttaaaaataattaatctatttaatctttattgatacattattttattgattttaattttaaaataagagaatatATAATGTCATCAACTTATAAGTACATGATCACATGGAAACTTTTTATTAAGTAGAATTTATTTCTCTATCGAGAAGCAAAATGATGATAGTGTTACTTTTGGATCGGTcctaaaaaactaattaattaacatcGTTTGTGTATTTAATATTTCACAGAATGTGATACCACTATGGAAGGAAATAGAATTCTACAAGGAGTATCAACATAAATTGAGATACCATGTTGGTGAAGAGAAGGCAAATGAAATCATAACCGAAGCATTATATCTAATAAGCTTAGGAACAAATGATTTCCTTGAAAATTATTATGTTTTACCAAAACGACAATTCCATTTCACCATATCACAATATCAAAATTTTCTAGTTGGTATTGCTGAGAATTTCATTAGAAAATTGTATACACTTGGTGCTAGGAAATTATCCATAACTGGTCTTGTTCCTATAGGGTGTCTTCCATTAGAGAGGGCTACAAATTTTTTTGGTGACTTTGGTTGCAATGAAAATTACAACAAAGTGGCTTTGCAATTTAATGCAAAGTTGGAGAAAATGATATCAAAGTTAAATAGGGAGCTCCCACAATTGAAAGCCTTGTCAGCAAATGCATATGACATTATCCATGATGTTATTACAAGACCTTCCTTTTATggtatgttttatttatttgttcttacttatataatatatatttgtatgttttattttatatgttgcaCTTTTCTTTCATTGGCTATACCATAAATGGAAGCAACAAAAACATACCTCCATGtcatcttaaatataaataaaaactaaataaaatgaataaaaaaatgagaagttcggtaaaaaaaaactcaagtcACTATAGATAAgacttcaaatatatttataaaaagatgTATAATCatcttataaattaattttgtaagtatgaaaaatttaattattgtacattataatataaaaatatttatattgtgattatatatttatagacacgactttaaaaataaatatcataaaaattaaatatatatatatatatatatatatatatataaattaaattcaagcaTCAATTAGGAACAGTAGAAAAAGCTTATAGTTTGTTCAGTTCACATGTggttttcaaattattatccTGTTAGTGAGGTAGGGCTGGCCTAGACTTAAGCCGGTGGCCCATGCGAACTACTCCCATGCCTTAGGTTTTAGggatttcatttttcaatacaATTGATTAGGTCCTCTTCCAATGTTCTCAGCTCATAGAGTTAtcacattttttaaaacatttaaaatgttaacaagaCACTATCTTACACATAATTCTCAATACACTATTCTATTCTGTATTCGTTGAATTTTTAATAGGATCCACTAAATTATGTGGGATTCACATATATTTGGTACTTCTATatgaattttaatcaataataataagtgTGTATTATTAgcttttcttaaaatatttgataaataatatataactaatatttttaaattgaatataattgttattaaatgaatttaatttatatacactataaatataaaaaaaaattatattatttgttaatcATATTCGTTAGATCATTATAGATGTTtgacttttatcataattatttctaaagttattTTAATGAATGATTGTAATGAAATGACAATGTCAAACTTGTTACACTGAGAGTGcatacaattaaattttatcaaattaaaataaataataaatattatttttcctttttttgtgaaaatatattattttacccttttaatatgtattacaaaataaaacataaattactttataaaatagttctaaattttttttaacaagtaaAATAGTGCTAAGTTAGTATAAAAAAGCAAAATTTGccaatagaaatataatatttttgatgACTTTATTAGTTGATACAAACTAGTAAGAAGTTTcaagtttttgaaataatataccGGATATAGTTTGTgaataaaagtaaatatttgTGGTAGCTTTACTTTGACAAAAGTCCTCTCTTGTATATATTGTGTTTCAGAGCTGCTAGTTGAAATTATAGAGGTGTGaccatattttataaatgtactaccttataataaataatatagtaCTACCTAGTGAAGTTTTATTAGGTATGCTTTTATTTCTCTTCATAAAAAATGTGAATGTGTTTACTATTGTTGATTGCTAAGCTCATATGTGTGATTATAAATAGAATATAAATTCTCACAATTAGATTATTAAagatgatttaattttaatattttgtaggATTTGAGGTGGTAGAGAAAGCATGTTGTTCAACTGGAACATTTGAGATGAGTTACTTATGCAGTGAGAAGAATCCATATACATGCAAAGATGCAAACAAATATGTGTTTTGGGATGCCTTTCATCCTACTGAGAAGACTAATCGCATTgcctctaattttttaataccCAAACTTCTAGCAGCTTTTAAATGATTcatcaattctttttttttccttagcTTTTATGTATAATTACTTGTTTTTAtgctaaacaaaatttaatgctattattattattattattaatattattattattattattattattattattattattattattattattattattattattattattatatattttttttttgtattgttCTATCTCACTTCCATTTTTAcctgttttcttctttttagtTCTACGTTTACTCATTCAATTGTTAAAACTTACTATGATATTTTGTATAAGGATTCAAATtggtattttagtaaaaaataaaaatattaattttatcctcccaaatttgaaaaacaatcaaaatagttatttatcATGAGGTCTAAAATGAacttaaataatatatcaagatgctatatttaataaacattttaagtttattttaataaaaattaattactttttaattatttatcatatacCAAAGAGATCTTCAGTGTTTTCCTCAAAATCAATCATAGACTttaatgtttttcttcttttgaaaATAGATAACTATTTTTTGCCCCGTTATAAGAAAATTATGGATCCACCACTGATAGATGTTGGATTTTGATGTGATGTTTCAAGGAAAAAGAAAACTGTATTAGTAATACAATGAAGGGGTGTAAATAGTTTACATATTCTTGATTGAACAAAATctcgaaaaataaaaaaatagaaagtctGGCTTGGTTCATTTTTACAAACTATTATCTccaaatctgaatcaaatcaaaCCATTCAAGAACGAGTTAATTTGTTCCAGTTTAATTGagttaatatttttcttcaaaaagatcgagttatcaatttttttaaaaattcagataattattataaaatattaattaatttttttaactttagatTTTTGggctaattttttttctttaactttataaatatttttagaccAACTTTGTACATCTTTGTATCGCTACAAAATTATCctgtaattaattttagtattattaaaattaaatatgtttaattatcatttgattttaaaatttcaaataattttttgtaaatatgtgttgcacattataaaaagtttattCATAAAGAATTTAGAGCTTTTTAATttgagataaattaaatataaatttttaaatgttataaattcaaaataaaagtaacatgcaaaaaatatagacatagaaattaaattgaatttatttttttattgataatttataatagagaacaaaattatttgaagaataattttatatagattaaaaaatagaattttttaaaaaactaaaaatacaaattattacattaattgaCAAAAACTTGTTTAACCTTTTAAAACACGTATATAAGCTATCATAATCTACTACACTACTAATACATggcaaaataatataaataatagtaaaatataatcaattatttcGATTTAACTATATTATTAGTGTTATAGATTATGATAGATTATATACCTATTTTAGAAGTATAAAATGGATTAAACAAGTTTTTAGTGAATGTAAAAATTCAAGACTCAAATTAAAGAGTATGTGTCATtgatctaaaaaataaattaaataatatcgATGATTGAGATAATTAatcacattaattaaataaataactaattaataaaaaataactagtATAACTACCtaataaaatatctataaaaaatactTAAGCTTCGATGATGTAGTGTTGTAGGAGACAATGCGCAGCCACAAGCATCCGGTTTAACTTTTAGTACTTCTTGAAGAGCAAGATatggatatatatttttttgaattgttgatgtttgattgatttataaaaCACTGAATGAATGGTACTTGCATCTCTTTAAACATATAGTAGTATAATTTTCTATAGCTAAGGGGGCaaactatattaaaaattgCTGAAACCGAAGTTATGCTAAAATAAACCGTCCAAAGTCAATTACTAtctattatttttctcattatttGTCTATATCACAATAGCGTATATATATCAgtactataaatattttaattaatatattttttaatttgtctatattctatatatatatatatatgaattaattttaataatattgtaatatattaattttttaatttacgtacaagtcatttttttcaaatcattGTAACTaaatattttccttcttttaatCTCATCTTCCTCCAAGGTCTCACATTGTTAAATTATTTAGAATTCAAATAGGTGTGTCCATTATCTTGTTCATTAATCTAGACCACATAACAATTACTAATATCATTAACATAATTGTTGTGACTAGTAATTTATTGCAGTGACTAGTAATCTAAGTCATATTCAAAATCTTCCATTGTTCTACCTCCTAAATAGTCATTACCAAACCTCTCATTCACAAATTGGCCTCTATCATAAAGTTCTACTTCAAATTTAGGGTCACTCATGTCTGAAAtacaaacataataaaattaatttcaattagaataaaaatagaattaCAAGGAACCAACATGAAGAATAGCAATAATCCATGAAATTTACAATAATACAAACACAAACTCAATGACTCAAACAAGCTATCACAGGTTGCACTTGGTCACTAAAAGTCGTATGTCGTATGTCGCACACGATCGACATTAGGTTAccgttacaatttttttaatttaatttaaaaattctcaTATAGTTTAAGGACGCACATATTAATTAAACCTAATTATTACGTACATACTCATTCCTTTAGGAATAATTGATGATTgcatttatcaaaataaaatcgaaaatgaaattattcattttaatgagatattgatttttttttttttttttttacaaaattttaaaactattattaCATTTTGCAAAATGCTTGAGAGAAAATAACTATCGAATAATCACTATATGTGCATTTTATattatagaatataaatattttttatacaatataAATAGGATACTCTTATCAACTATAACTCcaactaaaataattataaaaaatgagttagatttttaaaaatactataatcttttaaaatgaaatataaatattatttaattaaaaaataaatatatttaatttaaaatttaaattaaatacactatttatattatattatatacatcaacttattaaatattatttatatttatattttattttgaaaaaaacaaatgCTGCAGACAGGAGAATTATGCTGGTTACTTGTGTAACACATTTATTGGGCAATAGACATAAATCACATCACCTCCATTCCTGTTAGAACATAGAAGCATTGAATggaattgaattatttaatggTTTCATTGGCATAGGCCATAAACTGAGAGGAACTTGTTTGTCCCTTCTTGGACGGTTGCAACTGTCTAATTAATCGTGGCACCTTCTAGTAGTTAGTTGGTGTGGAAAAATCAATCAGGCATGCttcttaatataataatttctaGGATTCAAAACTTTTCTATTTATATACAATGTAGTAATATACTCTACTAACTTGATTCAAAAATTCTTTTCTTACCATGAAACAGACCACGTGTACTTAGGATTGCACCTagacatcatatatatatatatataattttaaataatcagtttttataattaatttatataataggatttgattttataaaattaattaagaagtagttatatttataatcaattttacaacTAATATCTTTTTCAAGATTTTTCTTTTCGAAAATAttttcttgaagaaaaaaatcaatgttttttataaaaaaatttgtttggaattttttttcaattttaatttaaaaaagatagacatacattttttttttctgaaaaaagtaaaaaaaatgtagaaaaattaccaaatttcttttgctcatgatatataaatacatatatgtccattcaaatttcttttgctcatgatatataaatacatatatggattggttaaaaatcatagttTAAGAGcttgtttgattgagttttctttttcaatttttgaaaactattttgtaaattaattttaagaaagtgtttttaagaagaaattttttaaaatatttgtttgatcatcCTATTTCTAAAATCTATTTTAGAGatgagaaaatgaagaaaaaaaaattgtttggtaAGCttgtttttaaaatctataaaatgaaaattttctttgatacatatatttaaaattgaatataattattttatgaagaaTCTAAAATGAAGGAAATTAATTATGTAAGATATACAATAGATTTGGTCAAATTCAACGTAATTCCTGTGAATTACCATGCAGTTTTGATTGATTATAAGGCAAACGTCATTtgtaatgatatttttaaaattttgatatgatctaaattaatattgtttaaattatatcatttttttgttgattcaaatgataaattatataatattaatttaatattactactataaagttatatataagtaacaaaatttaagcataatatcatgaataatattctaaaaattaacattacaaaATAACATTGATAGATTATATTTggaatatatcaaataataaaataaatattaaattaaaaaaaaagtattatgaaaaaattaaacaaacaaataatagattaaagtaatattttgtttttgatggaataaaatttagggtgaGAGAATTGTGCTCCAGTACAAGGTAGGAAGTACCTCAAGATCATTGAACACTTACAGATTATATTTGTCTCAGATATTAACAAGAATCGTAGTTGTCTTTTTACTACTAGAGTTACATTAAAGTAATAcctcatactaataaaaaaaatatattaaaacctttatttatacaattttatttaattttaaaaaataaaatttaatctgATCCGAACAGATTTTGCAAAAGAAGGTCCAAACacgtataataatatttaattttatacaatttttggTTCCATTTGTACATTTATTTGGATCAATTTAAATGTGACTACTCATTATGTGAATACACCTTCCTCCAtctaatcatatatatatataaagatggTTGAATTTGAATACATATGcattttcctttttgttttaattactataatattttttttagtaagcAAACTACCAACCAGGAAACTGCCATCACAAATAAAGGCTAAAACAAGTGCAAACAGAGGATTTGTTCATGTTGCAGTTCCATTTGATtgctatttctttttttataaaatgaatt
It contains:
- the LOC101507666 gene encoding GDSL esterase/lipase At4g26790-like, translated to MGCISISIIIFIILMITQIMMMSCKAGNVPAVIVFGDSSVDSGNNNKIATVLKSNFKPYGRDFEGGRPTGRFCNGRVPPDFIAKAFGVKDAIPAYLDRAYTIEDFKTGVCFASAGTGYDNATSAVLNVIPLWKEIEFYKEYQHKLRYHVGEEKANEIITEALYLISLGTNDFLENYYVLPKRQFHFTISQYQNFLVGIAENFIRKLYTLGARKLSITGLVPIGCLPLERATNFFGDFGCNENYNKVALQFNAKLEKMISKLNRELPQLKALSANAYDIIHDVITRPSFYGFEVVEKACCSTGTFEMSYLCSEKNPYTCKDANKYVFWDAFHPTEKTNRIASNFLIPKLLAAFK